The following coding sequences lie in one Leptotrichia hongkongensis genomic window:
- the yaaA gene encoding S4 domain-containing protein YaaA, translated as MKNIDNEIEEVVINTEFIKLDQLLKWANFTGSGVEAKMFIQNGEVKVNNAVETRRGKKIYDGDIVEFAGEKVIVRARH; from the coding sequence ATGAAAAATATAGATAATGAAATTGAAGAAGTTGTTATAAATACTGAGTTTATAAAATTGGATCAGCTTTTGAAGTGGGCAAACTTTACAGGTTCTGGAGTGGAAGCAAAAATGTTTATTCAGAATGGTGAAGTAAAGGTAAATAACGCTGTGGAAACTAGACGTGGGAAAAAAATTTATGATGGGGATATTGTGGAGTTTGCTGGAGAAAAAGTTATTGTAAGGGCAAGACATTAA